TATAAATACTGTGGCGTGCCTTCAGACTGTCCCCCATTTCTCATCTAGCCATCGCAGAGACCAGAGGCCATGGCCCCTTACATTGCTGCCCTGCCTGTCCCTGCGTACCACAGCCTTCCTCTCTCAGACAAGAATGGATTCAAGGTAAGTTTTTCTAGAATCATGAAAAATAACTTAATATTCATACTTTTTTCTTAcattattgcattgcattgcatttggcaggtaCTTTTTAACTAaacaacttacaatcgaggacataattatagccaacaccactagcagatacgaagtgcaaAGGAAGTATAaggaacaacaagtgcagagtgCAGTGTAGGTTTTTTTTAGAGCATTTTAGAGCATTGCTATTAGAGCATTGTTTTAACatatctatttttttctttctttctatctctctttttccagtTAAGGAAGCCCTTGGTGGAGAAGATGCGGCGAGATCGTATCAACAGCTGCATCGAGCAGCTCAAGTCCCTGCTGGAGACGGAGTTCCACGGCCAGGACCCCAACGCCAAGCTGGAGAAGGCCGACATCCTGGAGATGACCGTCAGCTTCCTCAAGCGCCAGCGGTTGGAGCTGGTGGGGTCTGCTTCCATGTTGTTGGACCAGAGGGACTACAGCCAAGGCTACTCCCAGTGCTGGAGGGAGTCTGTCCAGTTCCTGACCGCCAGCTCCTGCACGGGAGCACCCCTGCGTGAGCATCACAGCCCGCAGAGACAGACTCCTCAGGATTTTTCCTCGCCTTCCTcatcgccctcctcctcctcctcctgctccccgtccacctcctctccacccaccTCAGTTTcgttcatctcttcttctcctgtcGTATCTAAACATAACTCAGTCAGTGTCATCCACCATGCTGTAGGCCTAAGCAAGAGGCCTATGTGGCGACCGTGGTAGTGATGGCGCATCCCTCCTTCCCTGACTGACTTTTTTTACGAAACCCTGAGGGATTTGTCATGTGTGTCTCTCAAAAGTGTTGGAGATGTTTTATTTTCCACTATTGTATTTTTATGTGGTTGTTTGTCTTCATATTGATGGACAAGAGTATTCCAATGAGTAATGTCCTTTACTATTGTTTGTCAGTGAAAAAGGATCGTATTTATTATTAAGTGAAGGACGACTTCTTTCATGGTTACGTTGGCtcttaaagtgtttttttttttacatgtataaCATATTTTAATGTCCATTGGCGAATTCATACTGTGTTCATTTGGTTGATGATGGTTTGTTTcgtataatgttttttttataatgTTCGCATGTTTTTTGACAACTCCAGTGGAGTTAACTGTGTACCTATCAGATATGTGAATTGGTGTAATGTAGGGCCATTTCAGAGAATATTTCTCTTTGTACTGAAATGCCCTAGGCCGGTCCGAAATGTTTGCGTGTTCACAATGA
This Engraulis encrasicolus isolate BLACKSEA-1 chromosome 10, IST_EnEncr_1.0, whole genome shotgun sequence DNA region includes the following protein-coding sequences:
- the her12 gene encoding hairy-related 12 → MAKISQGDDPLNNGDGLSTGRVSEVCEAGASPSQRPEAMAPYIAALPVPAYHSLPLSDKNGFKLRKPLVEKMRRDRINSCIEQLKSLLETEFHGQDPNAKLEKADILEMTVSFLKRQRLELVGSASMLLDQRDYSQGYSQCWRESVQFLTASSCTGAPLLHYHPQL